One genomic region from Pueribacillus theae encodes:
- a CDS encoding IS110 family transposase: MEDLLERCAGLDVHKDSVVATVIAGKHGKRLVKETQSFGTMTPDLLELSDWLSSFECTHVAMESTGVYW, encoded by the coding sequence ATGGAAGATTTGCTTGAACGCTGTGCTGGATTGGACGTTCACAAAGACTCCGTTGTTGCCACAGTTATTGCTGGAAAGCATGGAAAACGTCTTGTGAAAGAAACGCAATCCTTTGGGACAATGACCCCGGATTTATTGGAGCTCAGTGATTGGCTTTCCTCTTTCGAATGTACCCATGTGGCGATGGAAAGCACAGGAGTGTACTGGA